GGGGGCGCTGTGGCGTATCTTGTGTTTGTAGGACAAAATATTTCATCCATGTTCAATGGCCATGGACTGTCGGTTAATTCCTGTATATTTTTGCTAGTGCCAGTGGAAATTGGGTTATCTTGGATAGGTAGTCTATCTGCTTTAGCACCCTTCAGTATCTTTGCTGCCATCTGCAATTTGTTGGCTATGGCAATTGTGGTGAAGCAAGACATACAGCAAGCAGTAGAGGGTGAGTTTTCTTTTAGGGATAGGACGGCGATCACATCAAATGTAGGAGGGTTGCCATTTGCAGGAGGCGTGGCAGTGTTTTGTTTTGAGGGGTTCGGGATGACATTGGCTTTGGAAGCCTCTATGAAAGATAAAACCCAGTTCCCAAGGTTGCTTGCTCAGACTTTCACAGGGATAAGCATTGTGTACGCTTTATTTGGATTCTTTGGATACATGGCTTACGGTGATCAAACGAGAGACATTATCACTCTCAATCTCCCCCGAAATTGGTCATCCATAGCCGTTCAGGTAACGTACTCTAACCTTCAGCCTTCTGTTTTCAAACAGTGATTTATATTCTAACTCTGTACTTGTACTTTTACTTGCTTGCGCTTTTTCCATGGTAAGGGTGTCTTGTTGAATTTAGATGTTCCAATAAAGCATTTAGGGAGGAGATTTGAGAACTCAGGACCTCCTTTTCTTTTGAATGAACAATTGAACTATGCCTGAGTTTTCTTTTAGAATTTAGAAATGAATAGGTCCCTTTTAAATATTGCACTTGATACATGGATTTTTTGTATGCAAAGTTTTCTGTTGGCAAAATCTTGGTCGGAGGTGTGCTTATCAACCATACCATGTCCTAGCATGTTCTAAAATTCAGAAATAAGTGCACTTTCTAGTACTTTAGGTGTACTTTAACTTCTCCGACATTGTGTTAATAGTATTCTGATTGCTTACTTTTTGGTAAGCAGATTGTATAGTTTACCAGCATACAATATATATCTGATAAGAAGACATCGCTAAAAAGTTGCAGTACCTATGTGAGTTTCACACTATGTTTGTTACATAATAAGGTTTATAATCTAAGTCTGGGTTTATTGCACTTTTCTCCTCTCTAGTCACTTCCATTTGGTCAATTTACTGTAGAAAGCTCattcatttttcaaattttctggAGTCTATTTTGAGCATGACCACCATGTGTCTTCTTCAGCACTATGCAGTcaaatatgattataaatttcCTTGATGTGTAATATCAGTTTGTATTGAATTTATTGAGTTATAAGCTTTTTAGTAATCGTAATATCTTACCAAACTGTTAATACAGCAATCAATTTCCATTTAATTTTGTTACAATCACATGTTCCTTTTTATTATACTACTGTAGTTAGATAGATAATAGGTCCTAGTTTTGCTGAACTTTTCTTTGTCTGGCTACAGATTGGCTTGTGCTTGGGTTTAATATTTACATTCCCGATCATGCTCCACCCAATAAATGAGATCATAGAGGGAAACTTAACAAAAGATTCACCTACAAGAATGGGAAAATTGGGAGTATACATGAGTCGAGCaatggtggtgatggtgttggCTGTCTTGGCCTCATGTGTGCCAGGATTTGCAGTGTTTGCCTCACTTGTGGGAAGTACAGTATGCGCACTGATATCATTTGTTTTGCCAGCCACATTTCATTTAACGTTATTCGGTTCTTCCCTACAGTTCTGGCAGAAAACCTTGGATTTCTTCATTTTACTGTGTGGATTACTTTTTGCTGTATATGGTACTTTCAATGCCGTAGACGGTATATAAACTGATCGCTCAAAACACAGAGACTCAGTTGCAGCCATTGATGAATTTGTACTTTACATGCAAGACACAGATGAATAGAAAGTGTAGGAGGAGACAACCTTCAAAAGATACTGTATTTTGTGTCTGGTATCTAAATTAAATGTAGCACAATTCTTCTAATGTTGTATCTAATTGGTTGTCACTGTAGTGCTATACAAATATGGACTTCAATGTTTTTTCTTAGATGTGAACAGGTCTTCCCCCGACTTGTCATGTCTGCTCAGTGTGATTATGCCTTGCTtttatcttcttcatcttctcagTTGTGTTTGATTGTTTGTAAGGGGTGGATAGAGATGGAGAGGTGACTGATGAAGTATCCTTATCACAATCCTTATATGCAAGGAAAGTATCACATTCTGATTGCTCTAGCCGAGGAGTGATGCTATTCACTCCAGGGAACAATGTAGCGACTCATGCTAGCTGTAATTTGATAAACACAAGTGTGTAGCATATTAACCAAAATAAACTCAATGTAGCGTACTCGATAACCTGATGGCGACTCCATTGATTGTTCAGTGTACTCTGCCTCCGAGCACACAGTTCTTAACATCTGAATGTTATCTCACATCCTGCATCGTTCTCTTAATTTACTCCAATTTCAATTGCTTGTGCTTACATTCTCATAATTTCCAGTATGAACTTATTCAAGACAAAACTTGTTTCCAGATGGCAATTATTGCTTTGCTTGTTCAGTTGTTCTGATATTTTGTCTACTCTCCGTAACTATCTCGAGAAAAAGATAAAACGGTTCGTCACCGCTTGGAAGTGGAACATTATCTTTTTCTCGAGATAGTGTTCCAAAATCCTACTGTCCATGGTTGCAGGCGTAGACAAAATATCAGAACAAGAAAAGCAGTAATTgccatctctttctttttcaataaaGAAATTCTGTTTCGATTACAACTGAAAAGAAGATTGTAAATGAAGAACAAGTTCAAGTTCTTTGATAAAGTGTTCCTGCTTAGCTAATGCATCTAGCCATCTAGGGgccatatatttatataaaccGATTGTGTCTTCTCAATCGCATGATAAACCTGtttatattgaattaggtgagGTGAGCCTTCGGCGGGGAAGCTGACTCATCATGGCCTTATGTGATATGGAATCACCTCAAGGAAAAAGAGGAGTTTAGGGAATTAAAAGCCAAAAAGCTAGAAAATagaaggggaaatgatcatttatctaattttggggttaattaaccccacttacccaaacattctaagagattgtccacttacacaatattttatatatattttgccttaatacccaattaagtatttttttattactttttatttatttttaggacagtTTTACCCTCTCATTCTttatcacttagagagagaagtcatcggagaccttgccggactccggtgaccggcgGTCGGCAGCTGACTCTAGTGGCGGAATCCAGCAACTGGTGACTAGAATCCAGCCAGTGGACTGGTGGCCGGATTCCAGCTTCcaattttattgccccccaataaacatattattgtctcccaataatcaaattattgccttccaataattatattatttctTCCTAAtaattattgcccccaataatcatattttgccctccaataattatattattgtctTCCAGTGAATTACAtaaactctcaaaaccaaaatgaatacactacagacataattgatcaatttatatgtttaattctacatgttcacttttttttttcccttccccattctcagagctcacagtataccaaaaaaaaaaaatggccacCCAGAAGttgctctgggcaccagatCGGAGCAAACTTCAGCcttccacccccccccccccccccgcgcgGGACTTCCTCTCTACCAATCCTTCACTCAGTATCGGCCTTGGACATGAGAGTTGGCTCTGCCGTGGATGGAACCCGGCTCTTCGCCTCTGTTGGTGCGTAGAAGGATGAATCAGAGCCATCAAGGCTCTCTTTACCCACTCGTCCTCGACTCTAGGACTTGCAGAGGCTGCAATTTCAAtgatcctcttcttcttgtgtCTTCTTCTCGTGGCGGTGGTGGTCAGgatcgaagagagagaggaaaccaATCGGCCCCGATCTGGTCGGTGTAGAGTCAAATAGTGCGCCACCACTCAGAGATGGAGGACGACGGCATGGCACGGAGAAGTCTCGCTCATCGCCAACGTTGCTAGAGTCAGTGGAGACTCGAAGCAGTTAGGAATTCGGGTCAGACAGTATGACTCCTCCGGGAGGAGAGACCGGAGAagggaggggggagagagagagagagagagagagagagagagagagagagagagagagagagagagagagagagagagagagagagagagagagagagaggagtagttgttaattaaaattaaggcaatactgtcaatagatgttagattgggtaaatgagagtaaaaaacttttagtggagtaagtgggcaatttttaggctcaaattgggtaagtggtcacggcccctcaAAATAGAAAGGGAAGTTATTAAGGCTGCCATTTGGTTTGGTTATTATCGAACCGACCGAATACGAACCGATATTTTAGACTTGGTAAACCGAATTTTTGGTAATTGAAactgataaaaccgaaatcgaatattatcgaaaaagttggtttggtttggataAATACCAAATCTACCGATTATTTAAATATTAACTtatattttttgaaataatggtaattccattgataatagtgcatgccaagaaggccattaTATACCCAcccgctgacacataacaatggccagAACAAGGATTTgtggaggagccacagtggtacataggacAGACTTACTATATTTGAATTTATCGCTCACTTAAAAgcaagcctataaactatgaaaACATAGCGAATAGACAAGCCAAACTACACTCAataggttcctaatacaaggaaatttaTTATAATTAGagaaaaagctaaaaacatagtGTTGGACCAAGGGCCAAAGCCCTAGTCCAAGTTAAAGGCCCAGCAGCTCAAAAAGAGAAGCCCAAAACTCTAGGCCCAGCAGGATAGCTAGCCAAGCCCACACTCCAACCCATCGTACATGATCCGTGTAGCACCCTCCTCCACCACAGCCAGCCGCGCCACCTTTCCCATCTATCTACTCCCCAAGCCTCGCCGATCAGATCCAGCAGACACCACTACCGTGCAAACACTCCCACCAACATGCCGCTGCCAGATCCCATAGACTTCACTATCACATAGCTCCTCAGAACCATACCCGCTCAcaggggcggatccagaaaTTTTTTTCAGGTAAGGCAAGTCAATGGCAGGAGGGGAAGggaggaaaattagagagaagcTGCAGGATTTGGAGGCAATTGTGAAgattttgccttgtttttgcctAATTTCTGCCATTTTCTTCCCTAATTCACCTTGTTTTGCCCTATTTTTACCATTTTCACATCTCTTGCCTATACCAAATcaatgtaaaataaaaaatccagTCTAGGCAAGTGCCCAAGCTGGGCTCTATGTGGATCCGCCCCTGCCTGCTCGGACCATTAGACGATCATCGCCGCTGATCAGCAGAGTCCATGCCGACACCAGTCATCCCTGTATGACATACACCACTACGCATAGGCCGTCGTACGAAGCTTAGAACCCAGCCATTCGACCACACCTTGAGCGAAGGATCGCTTTCTAGTACTACCCGAGCAACATAGCATTCAAACCCGTCCGGCAGCGAACCAGAGCGGCAAGGCGAACCCAGACCGATCATCGAGCCGCCACCGGATGAGCAAAAGTTTGCCAAACCCTAGACCAAGAGGTTCTGGGTTTTATGGAGCTCCACAGCGGGTTTTTGTTTCAACATGGGTGTCAACAAGACTTACCTTATTAATATTAACTATATATACTGTAGTTTCATAATAGaaaatataattattttcataatagtattaaCATTATTACTAATACTAGATTAGTAGTACATATATTTTAAGTAACTTAGTAAAAAAtccttaaatatttttttttttgaataaaggggaAATAGTATATTTATTACAAGCCAGAATatgccgttacataccctttcGCTGTCGTTTAAatagacaaacaagaagatagtggtagtacccacaagtggtacatagaaatagacttactcattatacattcaaatacaTAGAGGTAGCGGTGAGTCGGTGACCCTCCTTCAGTACTACTCTAGAGGCGCTAGAGAGACATAGAGTGCACATGGGTGCTTAGTTTTCTAAAAACAAGGAATTTATTGTTAAAGACAAAGCTAAAAACATAGTAAAGAACTAGGGCAacaaccctagcccaaaatagTGAGCCCAACAGCGTCCAAGAGTAGTCCAACTCCAGAGCCCATAAAGGGGGCTTGGTCCCGGCCCATCATCTTCTAACGCCATGTTGTACGCCATAAGCCCAGCACCTTCTCCCGATCCCCTCTACCACAACCCATGACGCCAAGATCTACGCGGCTGTGCAGTGTGGACCAAAACAGCCACGCCGCCATAGCTCCAGTAGTGCGGATCCGATCCTGAATCATGCCGGTGCAGCGCCTCACCATCTACCCTATCGTCGTTAATTGAGAACCCATGTCGCCGGTCTTGATCAGCATGACTACGCCGCCGATTAGAGATGCAGCCAGAAAACACAAGCCAAACGCCATCAGGAACGATCTTAAGCACAACCACCCATGGAGCACCCTTGAAACTGATCGGATCAAAGACCCGTCCGATAGCATACCCAAGATGTCGGCGAGGCCAGAGGCCAGCACCGGTCGCGGTGCCGCCGGACGAGCTTGATTGCGCAATTGTTGAAGAAATCGGTTTTGGGGTTCTAGGGTTTCTTGAGGAAGAGAGAAACCTTTGAAAATAATGATTAGAAGAACATGACTAAAATTTGATGTGATATGTACATAAAAGAGCTATAATCCGATAAGggagatgaatacaaagttttgacaatatatcaaattaaaaaatatactattgttcattttaatttatattacaaaaaaTATTTGTTATAAAGTTGGTAATATTGAAAACCGAAATACTGAATTTGGTAGTTTTGACTAAATACTGAAAATTTTAGTTTGATAATTGGTAGGTCCATTAATTTGAAActgaaagctttggttttgaagttgataAGGCCTATAATTGATTCGAACCGACTGAGTGAAAACCCTAGTAGTTATAGTTAGAcattcaaatttgatatttttagACCACTCTTAGAGCATTTCCAACGGTGGTGTCAAAATCCACTGTGGAGCTTCAGCGGATACAAAAGGCAGATCTCTTCCTCTTCAACCCATCCTTCAAATCCACCGTGGATGACAATTCTTGGTTtcatctgtcaaatttgacagactcAGGTCAtctgtcattttattttttattgtttctcccTTTTGTAAATACGGAAATCTGAAAACAACAAgatgcagacacgtgtacaaaaataataattttattaactTAGTGAACTATGTTCCAATAATGTTGCTGAGTACCAAGCACTAATTATGGGACTACAAACTGCAgttgaaatgaaaatctcaaatctagAGGTGTATGGAGACTTGAAGTTAGTAGTTGATCAATTACTAACTATCtatgaagtgaagaaagaggatTTAGTTCCTTATTTTCAATCAAACAGCAGACGCTTTGGCCAACTTAGCAGCAACTTTGGTATTATCAGAGGATGAAATCATACACCTTCCAATCTGCCAACGGTGGGTCGTACCTACAATCTCTGAGCTTTGGCATGAAGACTCCAATGTTGTCTCTATTTACGTGATTGATGTTGATGACTGGAGGTACCTGTTGATTGATTACCTCAAGCGAAATAAGCTTTCTGATGACCCAAAGCAATGCTCAGACATAAGACGAAGAGTACCACTCTTCTTCTACTACAAGGAAATTCTTTATTGACGATCATTCGATGGATTGCTCCTTAGATGTCTGGGGAAAGAGGAAGCGGCCAAGGCTATGGAGGAAGCTCATTCAGGAATATGCGGAGCTCACTAGTCAGGTCCTAAGCTCCATTTTCAAGTGAAGAGGATGGGTTACTATTGGCCCACCATGGTTAAAGATTGCATGGAGTATGCACAAAGGTGTCAAGCTTGCCAGTTTCATGCAAACTTCATTCATCAACCACCAGAGCCATAACATCCAACGATTACTTCCTACCCCTTCAATGTGTGGGGACTTGATGTTGTAGGGCCCATAACTCCAAAATCCTCTGCCAGTCACGCATACATTCTAGCGGTTACGGATTCCTTTTCAAAGTGGGCAGAGGCGGTACCGCTtaaggaaataaagaaagaaaacgtTATAGACTTCATCAAAGGGAATATCATTCAACGATATGGTGTTCCACGCtgcatcatcacagacaatgctAAGTACTTTTCCAATAGTGCCATGGAGAAACTCTGTGAGAAATATCACTTCAAGCTACACTTTTCTTCTATGTACAATGCCCCGACTAATGGTTTGGCTGAAGCATTCAACAAGACATTATGTAACATTTTGAAAAAAAGTTTtcagcaaaacaaaaagggattgGCATGAAAGAATGGGCGAGGTGCTCTGGGCCTATAGAACGACATATCAAACTCCCACGAAAGCTACACCTTACTCCCTTGTATATGGTGTTGAAGCTGTCTTACCTTGGAGAAACAAATTCCATCTCTGAGGATTGCTTTGCAAGAAGGACTGACTGATGAAGAGAACGTCAAGTTACACCTTCAGGAGTTGGAAGCCTTAGATGAAAAGAGACTTGACGTGCAACAGCACTTGGAATGCTATCAAGCTCGAATGTCACGAGCTTTCAACAAAGGGGTTCGACCCAGATCCTTTCAAGTTGGTGATCTAGTGCTTGTCGTGCGCAGACCTATCATCATGACACACAAGACTGGTCCTAATTTCAAGTCAAAGTGGGATGGACCTTATGTAGTCCGTGAAGTCTACACCAATGGAGCCTACAAAATTGTGGCTGAAGATGGCCTGAGGATTGGCCCCATAAATGGAAAGTTCCTGAAGAGGTACTACGCTTGAAGAAAGTAAGAAGACTCTCCTAGCTAGCACGAGCCTAAACTGCACATggcacacaaaaacaaaaaaaaaaaaaaaaaaaaaaaaaaaaagtccgtTGAGTTGAAAACCTGAAAGGGTGGctcaagccaaaa
Above is a genomic segment from Rosa chinensis cultivar Old Blush chromosome 3, RchiOBHm-V2, whole genome shotgun sequence containing:
- the LOC112193264 gene encoding amino acid transporter ANT1 yields the protein MAGGKPSAAGVPLLEKAVGASKAQTLGNIIVSVVGTGVLGLPYALRIAGWLAGSLGVIVTGLTTYYCMLLLVQCREKFASEEDSMIKKSYGDLGYECMGRKGRYLTESLILIAQCGGAVAYLVFVGQNISSMFNGHGLSVNSCIFLLVPVEIGLSWIGSLSALAPFSIFAAICNLLAMAIVVKQDIQQAVEGEFSFRDRTAITSNVGGLPFAGGVAVFCFEGFGMTLALEASMKDKTQFPRLLAQTFTGISIVYALFGFFGYMAYGDQTRDIITLNLPRNWSSIAVQIGLCLGLIFTFPIMLHPINEIIEGNLTKDSPTRMGKLGVYMSRAMVVMVLAVLASCVPGFAVFASLVGSTVCALISFVLPATFHLTLFGSSLQFWQKTLDFFILLCGLLFAVYGTFNAVDGI